One region of Ornithinibacter aureus genomic DNA includes:
- a CDS encoding glucose-6-phosphate isomerase produces MSTLEVTATGAAADAVTTHVPTLVQDRVASRIFAKDHTLWGPAAEEESAKRLNWTGLPRTSRHLIGEVAALREELSQAGYDRVVLCGMGGSSLAPEVICATAGVPIDVLDSSDPDVVRAALTDLDRTVVVVSSKSGSTVETDSQRRAFEQAFRDAGLDPSARMVIVTDPGSPLDNDARAAGFRVVNADPQVGGRYSALTAFGLVPSALAGADVETLLDDAEAVSDLLAADDDANPALRLAAAMAGTQPLRDKLVLVDDGTENVGFGAWAEQLIAESTGKDGTGILPVVAIGSAPASLYDDGTVVRLVATDSESDSVGEQDTSDAGGSASSAASLVTVAGPLGAQIMLWETATAVAGRLLGISPFDQPDVESAKAAARELLDAGIGAGVEPAFTDGSVEVTALGGDWLGDATTVDAAVDTLLGLLDDQQGYIAVMAYLDRLGDADLELVARDLFDRTGRPATFGWGPRFLHSTGQYHKGGPATGVYLQVTTAPTQDLEVPGREFTFGEFIAAQAGGDAAVLAEHGRPVLRLHLTAHDEGLEQVRAALSRGRA; encoded by the coding sequence TCACGACGCACGTCCCCACGCTGGTCCAGGACCGGGTCGCAAGCAGGATCTTCGCCAAGGACCACACCCTGTGGGGGCCGGCCGCCGAGGAGGAGTCGGCCAAGCGCCTGAACTGGACGGGTCTTCCCCGCACCTCCCGCCACCTCATCGGTGAGGTCGCCGCCCTGCGCGAGGAGCTGTCCCAAGCCGGTTACGACCGCGTGGTCCTCTGCGGGATGGGCGGGTCGTCCCTGGCCCCTGAGGTCATCTGCGCCACCGCCGGGGTGCCCATCGACGTCCTGGACTCCTCCGACCCGGATGTCGTGCGGGCGGCACTCACCGACCTGGACCGCACCGTCGTCGTCGTGTCGAGCAAGTCTGGGTCGACCGTCGAGACCGACAGCCAGCGGCGTGCCTTCGAGCAGGCCTTCCGCGACGCCGGACTGGACCCGAGCGCACGCATGGTCATCGTCACCGACCCGGGCAGCCCGCTCGACAACGACGCCCGCGCCGCCGGCTTCCGGGTGGTCAACGCCGACCCCCAGGTCGGTGGACGCTACTCGGCCCTGACCGCGTTCGGGCTGGTCCCGAGCGCCCTGGCAGGGGCCGACGTCGAGACCCTGCTCGACGACGCCGAGGCCGTCTCCGACCTGCTCGCCGCCGATGACGACGCCAACCCTGCGCTGCGCCTGGCTGCGGCGATGGCCGGCACCCAGCCGCTGCGCGACAAGCTCGTCCTCGTCGACGACGGCACCGAGAACGTCGGTTTCGGCGCGTGGGCCGAGCAGCTCATCGCCGAGTCCACCGGCAAGGACGGCACCGGCATCCTGCCGGTCGTCGCCATCGGTTCCGCACCGGCATCGCTCTACGACGACGGCACGGTGGTCCGCCTCGTCGCCACCGACTCCGAGTCCGACTCCGTCGGCGAGCAGGACACCTCGGATGCCGGTGGGTCGGCGTCGTCGGCCGCCTCACTCGTCACCGTGGCCGGCCCTCTCGGCGCCCAGATCATGCTCTGGGAGACGGCCACGGCCGTGGCCGGGCGCCTGCTCGGAATCAGCCCCTTCGACCAGCCGGACGTCGAGAGCGCCAAGGCGGCCGCCCGCGAGCTGCTCGACGCCGGCATCGGCGCCGGGGTCGAGCCGGCCTTCACCGACGGGTCGGTCGAGGTCACCGCGCTCGGTGGCGACTGGCTCGGGGATGCCACGACGGTCGACGCCGCCGTCGACACCCTGCTCGGCCTGCTCGACGACCAGCAGGGCTACATCGCCGTCATGGCCTACCTCGACCGACTCGGCGACGCCGACCTCGAACTGGTCGCCCGTGACCTGTTCGACCGCACCGGGCGCCCGGCGACCTTCGGCTGGGGGCCGCGGTTTCTGCACTCCACCGGGCAGTACCACAAGGGTGGTCCCGCGACCGGGGTCTACCTCCAGGTGACGACCGCTCCGACGCAGGACCTCGAGGTGCCCGGGCGCGAGTTCACCTTCGGTGAGTTCATCGCCGCTCAGGCCGGCGGCGACGCCGCCGTGCTCGCGGAGCACGGACGGCCGGTCCTGCGGCTGCACCTCACCGCACACGACGAGGGCCTCGAGCAGGTCCGGGCAGCGCTGAGCCGGGGCCGCGCATGA